A DNA window from Arachis hypogaea cultivar Tifrunner chromosome 18, arahy.Tifrunner.gnm2.J5K5, whole genome shotgun sequence contains the following coding sequences:
- the LOC112769915 gene encoding peroxisomal and mitochondrial division factor 2-like, with amino-acid sequence MEKELEQLRDATKAASAIAARATNLETELARLQHDSISDMRAAEETMSEAVELRKLLPKMESKVELLEREVEFLKKDKSESEEKIRDLEKKIGALEKKDVDERNK; translated from the coding sequence atggagaaggagttggagcaGTTGCGCGATGCAACTAAGGCCGCAAGTGCGATCGCCGCGAGGGCAACGAATCTGGAGACAGAGTTGGCGAGGCTCCAACATGACTCCATATCAGATATGAGAGCCGCCGAGGAGACGATGTCTGAGGCTGTTGAGCTCAGGAAGCTGCTACCGAAGATGGAATCCAAGGTGGAATTGTTGGAGCGAGAAGTTGAATTTCTGAAGAAGGACAAATCTGAGAGTGAAGAGAAAATTAGGGATTTAGAGAAGAAAATTGGAGCCTTAGAGAAAAAAGATGTTGATGAAAGGAACAAGTAG
- the LOC112769916 gene encoding uncharacterized protein, whose amino-acid sequence MVESERLKFFRCKQPQLRVDKYKCLHESLINGDVDAARLGKRIILPSTFTGRPRYAGYSSYFITMTFNPEWDEIEREVTLIGLKTKDRPDILCRVFKIKLDDLIDDLKEGKIFGKILGYVCTVEFQKRGLPHAHIILFMNNEFKPQTPDDIDKHITAEIPDENERPNLYGAVQNYMVHGPCGPYNKNSPCMKNGSCSKFYPKEFRQQTLIDEAGFLKYRRTDNGRTVKKRKCVLDNKFIVPYNPELLLKFGCHINVEYTCQTSSIKYLFKYSGVLEPFMIRLPFHLEDEQPVVYGETSNVNDIVERAISHKSIFLGWMTANMSYPYARSLTYAEFPTKFVWKEDSSKWFPRKKGFAIGRLTHVPAGSYVRRLFVILLTSNNISRPEHVWDRCWHELSDDILYRQRAVMNMRELTMSDDEIKQLCLIDIDNILHSYVDSSLLTERVIREELNFNRDNLKKNASDMGFFFVYGHGGTGKTFLWNLMSAEIRSRGDIVLNVASSGIASLLLPNGRTAHSRFKIPLNITEDFVCNIKSGSPQAMLLLKAKFIIWDEAPMVLKLTKNMRLSAGTTTSDQDEIEQFGEWLLKVGDGLIGDNMDGESEICLPGDIVIPSSDQTIVEEVNNHLMAIIPGGKKLYLSSDSICIDEGNMESQLDLYGPELLNSINCSGLPPHKLILKVGVPVMLLRNIDQSSGLCNGTRLQVTKLENHVIECEVLTGNNVGHIALIPRMNMVPTNETISFLHMANYMWHFQELRVREI is encoded by the exons ATGGTGGAATCAGAGAGGTTAAAATTCTTTAGGTGTAAACAACCACAGTTGAGGGTTGATAAATACAAATGTCTGCATGAAAGTCTTATAAACGGGGATGTAGATGCTGCAAGGCTTGGCAAAAGAATCATTCTTCCTAGTACTTTTACCGGTAGACCTAG ATACGCAGGATATTCTAGTTATTTTATCACCATGACCTTTAACCCTGAATGGGATGAGATAGAAAGAGAAGTGACTCTCATTGGATTGAAGACAAAAGACCGTCCTGATATATTGTGTCGAGTTTTCAAGATCAAGCTTGATGATTTGATTGATGACCTAAAAGAGGGAAAAATCTTTGGCAAAATTTTGGGAT acGTTTGCACTGTAGAGTTTCAAAAGAGAGGGCTTCCGCATGCACATATCATTTTATTCATGAATAACGAGTTCAAGCCACAAACACCAGatgacatagacaaacatataacaGCTGAGATTCCTGATGAAAATGAAAGGCCAAATCTATATGGAGCTGTTCAAAATTACATGGTACATGGTCCATGTGGTCCGTACAACAAGAATTCACCTTGCATGAAGAATGGATCCTGTTCAAAGTTCTATCCTAAAGAGTTTAGACAGCAAACACTCATTGACGAGGCTGGATTTCTCAAATATAGGCGTACTGATAACGGTCGAACAGTGAAGAAAAGGAAATGTGTACTAGATAATAAGTTCATTGTTCCATATAATCCAGAATTGTTACTCAAGTTCGGATGCCACATAAATGTGGAATACACATGCCAAACAAGTTCTATTAAGTATCTGTTTAAGTAT TCTGGCGTCTTGGAACCTTTTATGATTAGACTTCCATTCCATTTGGAGGATGAGCAACCTGTGGTTTATGGTGAAACTTCTAATGTGAATGATATCGTCGAAAGAGCAATATCTCATAAGTCCATATTTTTGGGATGGATGACGGCAAACATGTCATATCCCTATGCTCGAAGTCTGACTTATGCTGAGTTTCCAACCAAGTTTGTTTGGAAGGAAGATTCTTCAAAGTGGTTTCCTCGAAAGAAAGGCTTCGCAATTGGAAGGTTGACTCATGTACCTGCAG GATCATATGTTAGGAGGTTATTTGTCATTCTATTAACATCCAACAATATCTCAAGACCAGAACATGTCTGGGATAGATGTTGGCATGAACTCTCAGATGATATTTTGTATCGACAAAGAGCCGTGATGAACATGAGAG AGTTAACAATGTCAGATGATGAGATTAAGCAGTTGTGCTTAATAGATATAGACAATATCTTACATTCTTATG TTGATAGTTCTTTGTTAACTGAAAGGGTTATTAGGGAAGAGCTAAACTTTAATAGggataatttaaagaaaaatgcctCAGACAT GGGTTTTTTCTTTGTGTATGGTCATGGGGGTACTGGAAAAACATTTCTCTGGAACCTTATGTCTGCTGAGATTCGCTCAAGGGGTGATATAGTGTTAAACGTTGCTTCGAGTGGTATTGCATCTTTACTTCTTCCCAATGGAAGAACGGCACACTCAAGGTTCAAAATACCGCTGAATATAACTGAGGATTTTGTATGTAACATCAAATCTGGTTCCCCTCAAGCAATGTTGCTGTTGAAAGCCAAATTTATAATTTGGGATGAGGCTCCAATG GtgctcaaactaacaaaaaatatgagACTCTCTGCAGGGACGACTACTTCAGATCAAGATGAGATAGAGCAATTTGGTGAGTGGTTATTGAAAGTTGGTGATGGTCTAATAGGTGACAATATGGATGGTGAATCTGAGATATGTCTTCCAggagatattgttattccttctTCGGACCAG ACGATCGTTGAAGAGGTCAACAACCATCTGATGGCTATCATTCCTGGAGggaaaaaattatatcttagttCAGATTCCATTTGTATAGATGAAGGGAATATGGAGAGTCAACTAGATCTCTATGGTCCTGAATTACTGAATAGCATAAATTGTTCTGGTTTGCCTccacataaattaatactcaaggtTGGTGTTCCGGTGATGTTACTGAGGAATATTGACCAATCCAGTGGTCTTTGTAATGGTACAAGGCTACAAGTTACGAAGCTTGAAAATCATGTCATAGAATGTGAAGTCTTAACAGGTAACAATGTTGGTCATATTGCTTTGATTCCAAGAATGAATATGGTACCAACAAATGAAACCATCTCA TTTTTACACATGGCCAACTATATGTGGCactttcaagagttaagagtaagagagattTAA